One stretch of Arthrobacter polaris DNA includes these proteins:
- a CDS encoding ABC transporter permease: protein MFLAIRDIRFAKGRFALMGSVVALISLLLVMLSGLTAGLGNQNTSSLDKLGGDRPVSQVVFGAPGXNEAKASFTESEVTQEQANIWANTAGVASAVPLGINQTRFQAKGASQGTTNVAVFGVGANGTDAGIAPSAVTDETVVIGQDVAKELSLTTGDTVTLGGVDLKVSAVVPEQWYSHSSVVWTTLAAWTKIAHLSDPGQLATVVAVTYRDGATVDATATNAAAGTMSTSRTGSFAGLGGYKSENGSLMMMQAFLYGISALVIVAFLTVWTVQRTRDIAVLKAMGASGSYLLKDALTQAALVLLAGAGLGGIIGVIGGYFAAQAAPFLLTIATTLLPVVGIVLLGLAGSALAVRKVTRVDAMIALGGN from the coding sequence ATGTTCCTCGCCATCCGAGACATCCGCTTTGCCAAAGGACGGTTCGCCCTCATGGGCTCCGTGGTGGCCCTGATCAGCCTTTTGCTTGTCATGCTGTCGGGCCTGACAGCGGGGCTAGGCAATCAAAATACTTCATCCCTGGACAAGCTCGGTGGAGACAGGCCCGTGAGTCAGGTGGTGTTTGGAGCACCCGGTAANAACGAAGCCAAAGCGTCCTTCACCGAAAGTGAAGTGACGCAGGAGCAGGCCAACATCTGGGCCAACACTGCCGGTGTGGCCTCTGCTGTTCCCTTGGGTATCAACCAGACCCGCTTCCAAGCCAAGGGAGCCAGCCAGGGCACCACCAACGTTGCCGTGTTCGGTGTCGGTGCGAACGGCACCGATGCCGGGATCGCGCCGTCGGCCGTCACCGACGAGACGGTGGTCATTGGCCAGGACGTAGCCAAAGAGCTATCCCTGACTACCGGCGACACCGTCACGCTCGGTGGTGTCGATCTGAAAGTCAGTGCCGTTGTCCCCGAGCAGTGGTATTCGCACTCCTCGGTGGTATGGACCACTTTGGCAGCATGGACNAAAATTGCTCATCTAAGTGATCCCGGACAGCTGGCAACCGTTGTGGCAGTAACTTACCGCGACGGCGCAACAGTTGATGCCACTGCCACCAACGCCGCTGCGGGCACAATGAGCACTTCACGCACTGGTTCCTTTGCCGGCTTGGGCGGTTACAAAAGCGAAAACGGCTCATTGATGATGATGCAGGCATTCCTATATGGCATCTCAGCACTGGTCATAGTGGCCTTCCTGACGGTTTGGACTGTCCAGCGCACCCGCGACATCGCTGTTCTAAAGGCCATGGGCGCCTCCGGCAGCTACCTCTTAAAGGACGCCTTGACCCAAGCAGCACTTGTACTGCTGGCCGGGGCCGGACTGGGCGGGATCATAGGTGTCATTGGTGGGTACTTTGCTGCACAAGCAGCCCCTTTCCTGCTCACCATCGCCACAACCCTGCTCCCAGTGGTCGGAATTGTGCTCCTCGGCCTGGCGGGATCGGCACTGGCCGTCCGCAAGGTAACCCGGGTTGACGCCATGATCGCCCTCGGCGGCAACTAG
- a CDS encoding ABC transporter ATP-binding protein: MTALNLINVTLQYPDGDGLMTALDAVNLAVHPGQFVSLVGPSGSGKSSLLAVAATLIKPTSGLVMIDGVDATALSEKELAVMRRDKVGIIFQQPNLLASLTAAEQLIITDHLRGKSLRTAGLRAAELLELVGLEDCANKRPHQLSGGQRQRVNIARALMAQPRVLLVDEPTAALDHSRSDSIVRLLRTVCDEFNVATLMVTHDTEFVPLTDAVATMRDGALTTPVPTETSVAAH, translated from the coding sequence ATGACTGCATTGAATCTGATCAACGTGACACTGCAATACCCCGATGGTGACGGGCTCATGACGGCCTTGGACGCCGTGAACCTCGCGGTCCATCCGGGTCAGTTCGTCTCCTTGGTGGGTCCCTCCGGGTCGGGAAAGTCCAGTCTGTTAGCCGTGGCCGCCACTTTGATCAAGCCCACCTCGGGTCTGGTCATGATCGACGGCGTCGACGCCACAGCACTTTCCGAGAAAGAGCTGGCAGTAATGCGCAGGGACAAGGTGGGCATCATCTTCCAACAACCCAATCTGCTGGCCTCACTCACTGCCGCCGAACAGCTCATCATCACTGACCACTTGCGCGGAAAGTCCCTCCGCACGGCAGGGCTCAGGGCCGCGGAACTACTAGAGCTGGTGGGCCTTGAAGACTGTGCCAACAAACGCCCACACCAGCTCTCCGGAGGTCAACGCCAGCGGGTTAACATTGCCCGTGCACTCATGGCCCAGCCCAGGGTCTTGTTAGTTGATGAGCCAACCGCCGCACTCGATCACTCCCGCAGCGATTCCATCGTGAGGTTGTTGCGCACGGTCTGCGACGAGTTCAACGTGGCAACGCTCATGGTCACCCACGACACGGAGTTTGTACCGCTCACCGACGCTGTGGCCACCATGCGCGACGGCGCCCTGACCACACCAGTCCCGACGGAAACTAGCGTTGCCGCACACTGA
- a CDS encoding META domain-containing protein gives MKRLATLAGSLLLALTLSSCGAATGPVGTWGDGYNTDKKPYFEMALAADQDPGFEEAGFVTGSDGCNRLSGQWFLVKGELTFQQLGGTKMMCDGVDTWLSKAASGTIAGDVLTIKDANGVKLGTLDRRN, from the coding sequence ATGAAACGCCTTGCAACCCTTGCCGGTAGCCTTCTCCTAGCTTTGACCCTCTCTTCCTGTGGTGCCGCAACGGGCCCCGTTGGCACTTGGGGCGACGGTTACAACACCGACAAGAAGCCATACTTTGAGATGGCGTTGGCTGCCGATCAAGATCCTGGCTTCGAAGAGGCCGGATTTGTGACAGGCAGCGACGGTTGCAACCGCTTGTCGGGGCAGTGGTTCCTGGTCAAGGGCGAGCTGACGTTCCAACAGCTCGGCGGTACCAAAATGATGTGTGACGGCGTTGACACCTGGCTCTCCAAAGCTGCCAGCGGCACCATCGCCGGCGACGTTCTGACCATCAAGGATGCCAATGGCGTTAAGTTGGGAACTCTGGACCGCCGAAACTAG
- a CDS encoding NAD(P)/FAD-dependent oxidoreductase codes for MIDVAVVGSGPNGLAAALTMARAGLSVHLXEAADSMGGGTRSAELTLPGYRHDVCAAVHPMALASPFFKAFELERRIELLVPEISYGHPLDGGRAGIAYLSLDRTVEGLGIDGRAWRRLMEPLLRRLEGVIDFTQGSLLRVPKDPLAVVEYGVRTLLQGTXAWNVGFKEXVAPAMMTGVXAHAIGRLPSLATSXAGILLGVLAHAGGWPVPRGGSQAIAQAMADDLLAHGGEIHLANRIDSVAELKAATGAKAVICDTTPRALAAMAREELPEKYIRELESFKYGAGICKVDLALSGPVPWTVAELRNAPTLHLGGSREAIAFAEGEVLAGRHPQDXYVLVVQAGVLDNSRAXGGHHTLWAYTHVPSDSTRDCTEDILRAVEKHAXGFRDLILATSTQSAHDVGSXNANYIGGDISSGAVTLAQLLKRPVVSADPWRTPAPGLYIGSASTPPGPAVHGMXGWLAAKSALKNTFGLPSPDLALKTVL; via the coding sequence GTGATCGATGTGGCTGTGGTGGGCTCTGGGCCCAACGGGCTCGCTGCAGCTCTAACAATGGCACGGGCGGGGCTTTCGGTACATCTTNTTGAGGCTGCCGATTCCATGGGTGGTGGCACTCGAAGCGCTGAGTTGACCTTACCGGGCTACCGCCACGATGTATGCGCAGCTGTGCATCCCATGGCACTTGCCTCACCGTTCTTCAAAGCGTTTGAACTTGAGCGCAGGATCGAACTGCTGGTGCCGGAGATTTCCTATGGGCACCCGCTCGACGGCGGTCGAGCAGGTATTGCTTACCTCAGCTTGGACCGCACGGTGGAGGGGCTAGGTATTGATGGCAGAGCATGGCGGAGGCTGATGGAGCCCTTGCTGCGCAGACTAGAAGGCGTCATTGACTTCACTCAAGGCAGCCTGCTCCGGGTTCCCAAGGATCCACTAGCCGTTGTTGAATATGGTGTCCGCACACTGCTGCAGGGAACCNCCGCGTGGAATGTGGGCTTCAAAGAGNGGGTTGCGCCAGCCATGATGACAGGTGTGNGGGCACACGCCATAGGGCGCCTACCATCGTTGGCCACATCGNGGGCTGGTATTTTGTTGGGTGTTTTGGCCCACGCCGGTGGCTGGCCTGTTCCGCGCGGTGGCTCTCAAGCTATTGCTCAGGCCATGGCGGATGACCTGCTTGCTCATGGTGGAGAGATCCACCTCGCAAATCGCATCGACAGTGTGGCCGAGCTCAAGGCAGCCACCGGTGCGAAGGCGGTCATTTGCGATACAACGCCACGCGCTCTGGCCGCCATGGCACGTGAAGAATTACCAGAGAAGTATATACGTGAACTGGAATCTTTTAAATATGGCGCAGGGATTTGTAAAGTTGATCTTGCTCTCTCGGGGCCGGTGCCTTGGACCGTGGCTGAACTTCGGAATGCACCCACCTTGCACCTAGGTGGGTCGCGTGAAGCGATTGCTTTCGCCGAAGGGGAAGTGCTGGCAGGACGCCACCCACAAGACNCCTATGTACTGGTTGTCCAGGCGGGAGTCCTTGATAATAGTCGGGCCNCCGGAGGGCATCATACTTTGTGGGCTTACACCCATGTTCCTTCTGATTCCACCCGTGACTGCACGGAGGATATTCTGCGCGCAGTAGAGAAACATGCCNCGGGGTTCAGGGATCTCATCCTCGCCACGAGCACGCAGAGTGCTCACGATGTGGGGTCTNACAACGCTAATTACATTGGTGGGGACATCAGTTCCGGCGCAGTGACTTTGGCGCAGTTACTTAAACGCCCTGTTGTGTCTGCTGATCCGTGGCGGACACCGGCGCCGGGGCTGTACATAGGTTCAGCGTCAACGCCGCCCGGGCCGGCTGTGCACGGCATGNGGGGTTGGCTTGCCGCGAAGTCTGCGTTGAAAAATACCTTTGGCTTGCCATCCCCAGATCTTGCGCTCAAGACGGTGCTTTAG
- a CDS encoding glycosyltransferase 87 family protein, whose protein sequence is MTNPGXXSVERVLILMTTVAALIAVMTKSHCRSTGWTTXDQYSTVCWSVXPNSFVDDKLGTLFPFFSPGSSFDHPLLAGWIAGLTAWLTRESGDGALRQLAFFDLNSVLVAVLWIITVILVARTAGRRSWDAAIVATSPVLMLTAYVSWDFWAAALVSLAIYLFXRRQTLWAGAALGVGAMAAPYPLLXLLALLVLGIRAGRATKMLEMIAAATIAWLLMVAPVMAKNPPAFPDYLKGLIGAQPSESSLYGGYNLVAERMGWPVMDVGMSNAIAAILLAALILGVAALGLYAPRRPRVAQLXFVAVAGFMMLSKSAEPWQGIWLIPLLALALPRWRPVLLWQGAIITHFIALMLYRSKVLGDISSQHAIDTPYFVMAAMISGAATWTLIGLVIRDIYAPEYDVVRRGGVDDPQGGMLLGLPTDPVVALIHKDDASSARSAEKSALENSVLEKSATDVAEPAGSQEE, encoded by the coding sequence ATGACGAACCCCGGTNTTNTTAGTGTGGAACGGGTCCTGATCCTGATGACTACCGTGGCGGCGCTCATCGCCGTCATGACCAAGTCGCATTGCCGCAGTACAGGCTGGACCACCNCTGACCAGTATTCAACCGTGTGCTGGTCTGTTNTTCCCAACTCGTTTGTGGACGATAAATTGGGCACTCTTTTCCCATTTTTCAGCCCAGGATCTTCCTTTGATCACCCCTTACTGGCAGGGTGGATTGCGGGCCTTACGGCTTGGCTGACCCGCGAATCTGGCGACGGTGCACTGCGTCAACTGGCCTTCTTTGACCTGAATTCAGTTCTGGTTGCGGTGCTCTGGATTATCACCGTCATCTTGGTCGCGCGCACTGCTGGACGCCGTAGTTGGGATGCGGCTATTGTGGCCACCAGCCCAGTTCTGATGCTGACCGCCTATGTCAGCTGGGACTTCTGGGCTGCGGCCCTCGTGAGCCTGGCGATTTACCTCTTTNCCCGCCGCCAAACGCTGTGGGCCGGAGCTGCCCTAGGTGTTGGCGCCATGGCCGCCCCGTACCCCTTGTTANTTTTGCTTGCCTTGTTGGTTCTTGGCATCCGTGCCGGACGTGCCACAAAGATGCTCGAAATGATAGCAGCGGCCACCATCGCTTGGCTGCTTATGGTAGCGCCTGTGATGGCAAAGAACCCGCCAGCATTTCCAGATTATTTGAAGGGTCTCATTGGTGCGCAGCCGTCAGAGTCTTCCTTGTACGGCGGTTACAACCTCGTTGCCGAACGCATGGGCTGGCCCGTGATGGACGTCGGTATGAGCAATGCAATCGCCGCGATCTTGCTGGCCGCACTGATTCTGGGTGTGGCAGCTTTGGGTCTCTACGCTCCGCGCCGCCCACGCGTTGCACAGCTTNGTTTTGTGGCCGTTGCTGGCTTCATGATGCTGAGCAAGAGTGCGGAACCATGGCAGGGGATTTGGCTGATTCCACTGCTGGCGTTGGCCTTGCCACGATGGCGTCCAGTGCTGCTATGGCAGGGCGCAATCATTACGCACTTCATCGCCCTGATGCTCTATCGCAGTAAGGTCCTGGGTGACATCAGTAGCCAGCACGCCATCGACACGCCATATTTTGTGATGGCAGCGATGATATCGGGCGCTGCCACATGGACCCTGATCGGGCTGGTGATCCGTGACATATACGCCCCTGAGTATGATGTTGTGCGCCGTGGCGGCGTGGATGATCCGCAAGGCGGTATGCTGCTTGGTCTGCCCACGGATCCGGTGGTGGCACTGATCCATAAAGATGATGCCAGCTCTGCTCGATCCGCAGAAAAATCAGCTCTGGAAAACTCAGTCCTGGAAAAATCAGCTACCGACGTGGCTGAACCAGCTGGCTCACAGGAGGAATAG
- a CDS encoding histidine phosphatase family protein, which translates to MRHGETEWSRSGQYTGLTDLPLTEVGEVQARSAQATLSDVDFDLVLTSPLQRAHRTATLAGFPDAVVEPNAVEWDYGDYEGINSSVVRAQNPDYLIWDNGVPNGETIEHVGAXADAIVERVRAVTREDGAPANVLVVAHGHFLRILTARWLGLPAGEGRHFVLGTAKVCTLGWDKRTPAVEQWGL; encoded by the coding sequence TTGCGCCACGGCGAAACTGAGTGGTCCCGAAGCGGACAGTACACCGGCTTGACGGACCTGCCGTTGACAGAGGTAGGAGAAGTCCAGGCGCGCTCGGCGCAGGCTACCCTGTCCGACGTCGACTTTGACCTTGTCCTTACTTCCCCGTTACAGCGGGCACACCGGACGGCAACCCTGGCGGGCTTTCCCGATGCAGTGGTGGAGCCAAACGCCGTTGAATGGGACTACGGAGACTACGAAGGCATTAACAGTTCAGTTGTCCGCGCCCAAAACCCTGACTACTTGATTTGGGATAATGGTGTGCCCAATGGCGAGACTATAGAACATGTGGGGGCCNGCGCGGATGCCATTGTTGAGCGCGTGCGTGCGGTCACCAGAGAAGACGGTGCGCCAGCGAATGTGCTGGTGGTGGCGCACGGGCACTTCCTACGCATCCTGACCGCGCGCTGGTTGGGGCTGCCTGCCGGGGAGGGGCGGCACTTTGTTTTGGGTACGGCCAAAGTTTGCACATTAGGGTGGGACAAGCGAACCCCTGCCGTTGAACAGTGGGGCCTGTAG
- a CDS encoding CCA tRNA nucleotidyltransferase has protein sequence MDLALDTSKFDPVVLELGRLFADAGYELSLVGGPVRDLFLGRTSPDLDFTTNATXEEILAVAKKWADSHWEMGRDFGTIGFRKRNRNKEVLLIEITTYRAEAYDPQSRKPVVAFGRSLVEDLQRRDFSVNAMALRLPEMELIDPFGGAEDLGAGLLRTPGKAEDSFSDDPLRMMRAARFASQLGFSLHPEVLTAMTEMAERIGIISAERVRDELVKLICGVHPRAGIDILVETGLAALVLPEIPALKLETDEHHRHKDVYQHSLQVLEQAATLESGPGGPVPGPDFVLRFAALMHDVGKPKTRRFEPGGAVSFRHHDLAGAKLTAKRMKTLRFDNDSIKAVSRLVELHMRFYGYGEAGWSDSAVRRYVTDAGXLLERLHRLTRSDVTTRNQRKAERLSFAYDDLEARIAVLAEQEELDSIRPDLDGXAIMALLEIKPGRVVGRAYAYLLELRMEHGPLGPEKAGEELRLWWAEQPESQPTLLNVEATEANPAQARPEEHSGAVEG, from the coding sequence ATGGATTTAGCGCTTGATACTTCAAAATTTGACCCAGTTGTTCTTGAACTGGGCCGGCTCTTTGCCGACGCCGGTTATGAACTTTCCCTCGTCGGCGGACCTGTCCGTGACCTATTCCTAGGACGGACTTCCCCAGACCTGGACTTCACCACCAACGCCACCNCCGAGGAAATTCTCGCTGTGGCCAAGAAGTGGGCGGACTCGCACTGGGAAATGGGCCGCGATTTTGGCACCATCGGCTTCCGAAAGCGCAACCGCAACAAGGAGGTGCTGCTCATTGAGATCACCACCTACCGTGCCGAAGCGTATGATCCGCAGTCCAGGAAACCTGTTGTGGCGTTCGGCAGATCATTGGTGGAGGACCTCCAACGGCGTGACTTCAGTGTTAACGCCATGGCGCTGCGGCTGCCCGAGATGGAACTCATCGACCCCTTCGGTGGTGCCGAAGATCTTGGTGCCGGATTACTGCGTACACCCGGCAAGGCTGAGGACTCTTTCTCTGATGACCCGCTGCGCATGATGCGCGCCGCCCGCTTTGCTTCCCAGCTTGGCTTTTCACTGCACCCGGAGGTGCTGACGGCCATGACGGAGATGGCGGAGCGGATCGGTATCATTTCCGCTGAGCGGGTACGGGACGAACTGGTGAAACTGATTTGTGGGGTGCACCCCAGGGCAGGCATTGACATTTTGGTAGAGACCGGGCTTGCCGCCTTGGTGCTGCCAGAAATTCCCGCGCTGAAGCTCGAAACTGATGAGCACCACCGCCACAAAGATGTCTACCAGCACTCCTTGCAAGTGCTGGAGCAGGCGGCAACTCTGGAGAGCGGACCCGGCGGGCCTGTTCCGGGCCCGGATTTTGTGTTGCGTTTTGCTGCGTTGATGCACGACGTCGGCAAGCCCAAGACCCGCCGTTTTGAACCAGGTGGCGCGGTCAGTTTTAGGCACCATGACTTAGCTGGTGCCAAGCTGACGGCAAAACGTATGAAAACACTAAGGTTCGACAACGACTCAATCAAGGCAGTCTCGCGCTTAGTGGAGTTGCACATGCGCTTCTATGGTTATGGTGAGGCGGGCTGGAGTGATTCGGCGGTGCGCCGTTACGTGACCGACGCCGGCNCCCTCCTTGAACGCCTGCACCGGCTGACCCGTTCCGACGTCACCACGCGCAACCAGCGCAAGGCCGAGCGGCTCTCCTTTGCCTATGACGACCTCGAAGCGAGAATTGCCGTCTTGGCCGAGCAAGAAGAGCTCGATTCCATTCGTCCGGACCTTGACGGGNGCGCCATCATGGCCTTGCTCGAGATCAAACCGGGCCGTGTTGTAGGCCGCGCGTACGCCTACCTTCTTGAACTGCGGATGGAACATGGACCGTTGGGTCCTGAGAAAGCTGGCGAAGAATTGCGTTTGTGGTGGGCTGAGCAACCCGAATCACAGCCGACTTTGCTGAACGTAGAAGCCACAGAAGCCAACCCTGCACAAGCCCGTCCTGAAGAGCATTCGGGCGCAGTTGAAGGATAA
- a CDS encoding NUDIX hydrolase codes for MVHPVPRAPKRNPLPSAMGAQVVPAAPTVPSQLPTIEEVSAGGVVIQLNDGVPEVAIIARINRGGRLEWCLPKGHPEGEETHAEAAVREIEEETGIAGDVLATLGSIDYWFTVSGHRVHKTVHHFLLRATGGFLTIENDPDHEAVDVAWIPLAELAKKLSXPNERRITDLARDLLAEHF; via the coding sequence ATGGTTCACCCAGTGCCGCGCGCGCCCAAGAGGAACCCGTTGCCATCGGCAATGGGTGCCCAGGTTGTGCCCGCAGCACCCACAGTGCCAAGCCAGCTGCCCACCATCGAGGAGGTCTCCGCTGGCGGTGTTGTTATTCAGTTGAACGACGGCGTCCCTGAAGTTGCGATCATTGCCCGCATCAACCGCGGTGGCCGGCTTGAGTGGTGCCTGCCGAAGGGCCACCCCGAAGGCGAGGAGACCCACGCTGAAGCTGCCGTGCGTGAGATCGAAGAAGAAACCGGCATCGCCGGGGACGTGCTTGCCACCTTGGGCAGCATTGATTATTGGTTCACCGTCAGCGGGCACAGGGTACACAAAACAGTCCACCACTTCTTGCTGCGTGCCACGGGTGGTTTTCTCACCATTGAAAATGACCCCGACCATGAAGCAGTTGACGTAGCCTGGATTCCCTTGGCGGAATTGGCCAAGAAACTCTCCTTNCCCAATGAGCGCCGCATTACCGATCTAGCCCGTGACCTGTTAGCGGAGCACTTCTAA
- the murJ gene encoding murein biosynthesis integral membrane protein MurJ, with product MSNDERVYIPPKPTASPRSAALQASLDTSMLAAVQASPQAAMQAPPQTQAQPLTNSQSGDRSPSSGNSSSSARFKANKPNVSQSKVAMSSAARSGASMAIGTLASRILGFIKGIVLAFAVAGTTIGDIFEGANNLPNLIYLMLAGGVFNAVLIPQIAKASKHPDKGSDFISRLLTLGILGVLALTTVVLLLVTPIMGLSTSFEGKQLELAITFGLFLLPQIFFYGLFSLLGQVLNAHNSFKAYAWAPVVNNVVAIAGLLVFIVVAGGAASNPHTVDXLTATQTLILTGSATLGIVVQSAVLLIPVQRLGLNLRPKFGLEGTGLGATAKIAVWTMGTMIIGNLSFIIIMRVATIPTGGKSDAVPGSGIPGLFVLNRATELYIMPHSIIALSIATVMFTAMAHAAARKDISGLRSSLGGALRTTGMATVFAASALVVLSGPFGMLFSGNQXVVGRQIAITLAILAIGAPFYSINFILNRVFYAQENAKTPFKIQCIMVSIGMGSALLAALLPNEFIIYGLAASYTLTNILGPVVSHLFLRAKLGDYGGGLIMRAHMRFLAAALVAGIVGELVLRLFGSASSSGFMWTSIPASAFALAVVGTIMATVYIVVLKQLRVPEVDALLRPLLAQVRSRLPLK from the coding sequence ATGTCTAACGATGAACGGGTCTATATCCCGCCCAAACCCACTGCCTCGCCGCGTTCGGCTGCCCTGCAGGCCAGCTTGGACACCTCGATGCTGGCAGCCGTGCAGGCCTCTCCCCAGGCAGCCATGCAGGCCCCACCGCAGACTCAGGCACAGCCTTTGACTAACTCCCAAAGTGGCGATCGGTCGCCGTCGTCCGGCAACAGTTCCAGCTCTGCGAGATTCAAGGCAAACAAACCCAACGTAAGTCAGTCCAAGGTGGCCATGTCCAGTGCAGCCAGATCCGGCGCGTCCATGGCTATTGGCACCTTGGCCTCACGCATCCTTGGTTTCATCAAGGGCATCGTGCTGGCCTTTGCAGTCGCTGGCACCACCATTGGTGACATCTTTGAGGGCGCCAACAACCTCCCCAATCTGATCTATTTGATGCTCGCCGGTGGCGTGTTCAACGCGGTACTGATCCCGCAGATCGCCAAGGCCAGCAAGCACCCGGATAAGGGTTCTGACTTTATTTCCCGGCTTCTGACATTAGGCATCTTGGGCGTGTTGGCCCTTACAACAGTGGTTTTGTTGCTCGTGACNCCCATTATGGGGCTGTCAACCTCGTTCGAAGGCAAGCAGCTTGAATTAGCCATCACCTTTGGTTTGTTCCTGCTTCCCCAGATCTTCTTCTATGGCTTGTTCTCGTTGTTGGGTCAGGTCCTGAACGCACACAATTCTTTCAAGGCGTACGCCTGGGCCCCAGTGGTCAACAATGTAGTGGCCATTGCGGGCCTTCTGGTGTTCATTGTTGTTGCTGGCGGCGCGGCGTCAAACCCGCACACGGTAGATAANTTGACCGCAACCCAGACCTTGATACTGACAGGATCAGCCACCTTAGGCATCGTGGTTCAGTCGGCAGTATTGCTGATTCCCGTCCAGCGTCTGGGTCTTAATTTGCGGCCCAAATTTGGNTTGGAGGGCACTGGTTTGGGTGCCACAGCCAAAATTGCCGTCTGGACCATGGGCACCATGATCATTGGTAATCTGAGCTTCATCATCATCATGCGCGTGGCCACTATCCCCACTGGTGGTAAAAGTGATGCCGTCCCCGGATCCGGTATTCCAGGTCTTTTCGTGTTGAACCGGGCCACTGAGCTGTACATCATGCCGCACTCGATCATTGCGTTGTCCATTGCAACCGTCATGTTCACCGCCATGGCCCACGCCGCCGCACGCAAAGACATCTCAGGGCTACGCAGCTCACTCGGAGGGGCGCTGCGGACCACAGGTATGGCCACGGTCTTTGCCGCAAGTGCGCTGGTTGTTCTTTCAGGTCCCTTCGGAATGCTCTTTAGCGGTAATCAGGANGTAGTAGGCCGCCAGATTGCCATCACACTGGCTATCTTGGCGATTGGGGCACCGTTTTATAGCATAAATTTCATCCTCAACAGGGTGTTTTATGCGCAGGAAAACGCGAAGACACCCTTCAAGATCCAGTGCATCATGGTAAGTATTGGCATGGGTTCAGCCCTGTTGGCAGCACTGTTGCCCAATGAGTTCATCATCTACGGCCTGGCGGCCAGCTACACGTTGACCAATATTTTGGGTCCCGTTGTCAGCCACCTATTCCTGCGCGCCAAGCTCGGCGATTACGGTGGCGGCCTGATCATGCGCGCACACATGCGTTTCCTTGCCGCAGCCCTGGTGGCTGGCATTGTGGGCGAGCTGGTCCTGAGACTCTTCGGTAGTGCCTCCAGCAGCGGTTTCATGTGGACCTCGATCCCTGCCTCGGCGTTTGCTTTGGCCGTGGTGGGAACTATCATGGCCACTGTCTATATTGTGGTTCTGAAGCAGCTACGTGTTCCGGAAGTGGATGCCCTGCTGAGACCTTTGTTGGCTCAAGTTCGCAGCCGTCTACCGCTCAAATAG
- the trxB gene encoding thioredoxin-disulfide reductase, producing MSTQATPASDVRDVIIVGSGPAGYTAAIYTARADLKPLMIAGSVTAGGELMNTTDVENXPGFPDGIMGPDLMENLGQQAEKFGTEVMYDDVTSVELAGAVKTVTLADGQEFKARTVIISTGSAYRELGVEGEKRLVGHGVSSCATCDGFFFKGHDIAVIGGGDSAMEEAIFLTKFAESVTVVHRRDSLRASKIMADRALNHPKIKFIWNSEVVGIDGDAKVSGIRLNNLITNEKSELVVTGVFVAIGNDPRVDLVKGVLNLTAAGTIEVEGRSSKTNLPGVFAAGDVVDPTYRQAITAAGSGCVAALDVEHFLAEQNS from the coding sequence GTGAGCACGCAAGCTACACCCGCAAGCGATGTCCGTGATGTCATCATCGTAGGTTCAGGTCCCGCAGGCTACACTGCCGCGATTTACACTGCCCGCGCTGATCTCAAGCCGCTCATGATCGCCGGTTCCGTTACAGCCGGCGGTGAGCTGATGAACACCACTGATGTGGAAAACTTNCCCGGATTCCCCGACGGGATTATGGGTCCGGACCTGATGGAGAACTTGGGCCAGCAGGCGGAAAAGTTTGGCACCGAGGTGATGTACGACGACGTAACTTCCGTTGAGCTTGCAGGTGCAGTAAAGACTGTGACCCTGGCTGACGGCCAGGAGTTCAAGGCGCGCACCGTGATCATCTCTACGGGGTCGGCCTACCGCGAGCTCGGGGTTGAGGGCGAGAAGCGCTTGGTTGGTCACGGTGTGAGCTCGTGCGCCACCTGCGATGGTTTCTTCTTCAAGGGACACGATATTGCTGTTATTGGTGGTGGTGATTCCGCTATGGAGGAGGCCATCTTCTTGACCAAGTTCGCTGAGTCTGTCACCGTTGTGCACCGCCGCGACTCTCTCCGTGCTTCCAAAATCATGGCTGATCGCGCCTTGAACCATCCCAAGATCAAATTCATCTGGAACTCAGAGGTTGTTGGTATTGATGGAGACGCCAAGGTCAGTGGTATTCGACTGAACAACTTGATCACCAATGAAAAGAGCGAATTGGTAGTCACAGGAGTNTTTGTTGCTATAGGCAACGATCCCCGTGTTGACCTTGTCAAAGGCGTCCTTAATCTGACAGCGGCTGGAACCATTGAAGTGGAAGGCCGATCCTCTAAGACCAATCTTCCAGGTGTCTTTGCCGCTGGCGACGTGGTTGACCCCACCTACCGCCAAGCTATTACTGCCGCTGGTTCAGGATGTGTTGCCGCACTGGATGTGGAGCACTTCCTAGCCGAGCAGAATTCCTAA